Sequence from the Dysidea avara chromosome 5, odDysAvar1.4, whole genome shotgun sequence genome:
TCCAAATACCAAACTGCCAGCCTTTTTGAAGTTTGTAGAGagccaatttttaaaattacgtTAGAAGTACTCACATGCACATATAATTATTTCGTTCCTGCACGGCAAAGTACTAATAACATCTTAGCATCACAAGTGCTACTATAGACAACCATGATATTTGATAATTTGATTaggattattattataattgtatGTTCAAACTACACCAAAGACATTTAGTCCCTAATGATGTACAGTGCATCCAGCCTCTCTTTAAAGACCCTTTGTATAAAGGACACCGTGCGCACATTTATAAAATCTCTACGAAGGACAGCTTCTGATTTCTGAAGTCCCTATGGGCTACTACCATGTAGGCTGACTTCAGTGAAGTGGCTACATTAGCTACATATGGCATCATTCTTTCTTTGATGCAATGTTATTAACAATCTTTGATACAAAAGTTTACAAACATATGTAAAGGAATTAGTAGTGGTCATTGCAATAAAAGTGTGTAAAGAAGTCACTCTCTAGGgctcctatggatacaaatacactattatgtaatattaacaaggagaaaacatcctgaacatctggcagactcctgtaagtgttcaagTGTACATTGGATGATTAAAGCTGCCTAGGTTCAGTCATGTATTTTTTCTCCTTTCAGCATCTCAGGACTGGTTCAGTGGgaagcaatagctgtgtttcgcacagctgctggaggctttgctttgtgtgtgtgcttgcatggatgctcatgtgtgtgtgtatgtgtgtgtgcgtgcatacatgcgtgcgtgtgcgtacatacgtacatgtgtgtgtgtgtgtgtgtgtgtgtgtacttgctTTAGTTTATGTTTCCTTGATGTTATTTGTAGAAAGAATGTGGCAAGAACTAGGTAGCACTCCTGTAGAATTAGCTGCCAGTGATCAAACAAGATTTAGTAGCATCTTGATTACATCCAACATAACATGGACACCATTTGATTATGACACAAACTATTATCTCAAAGGAAAATCACAGAATAAAGACATCACAGTGATTGCATTACCACAGGAAGTGGTGTGCCGAAATCAATGTAATGCCACAAGATTGTCATCCTACTATGCttaccaccccatgacaactcACCATGTAGATGTGAAACATGACGTGATGACAGCTCAAAAAGTTTGGAGGGTTAGCAATCGTTGGAATTTGACACGTAAAACTGTCCAGTCGACAATGGACTGGTTGAATGAAGTAACTGCAGGATAAcatattaactttttttttactTTCATGTTCATCATTTCATATACATTATAACTACAATAAACCTTCCTTCCTTACTTGCATTACTATAGTATGCATTAACATGGTGgtgctacatatatatatatatatatacacatacatgtgaAAAATGAGTCTTTCACACACATTCAATATACCAACTTTGATAGTTCTTAACCATGCACTGACAGGAAAAGGCGAAATTTGGGTAGAAGTAAGCGACAACATGCATAGGTTAATTGATGGAGAAATTTCAGATCTGCATGTTTACTTTGTCTACTTGGAGTGATCTTAAATTTGTGCCATCAGGTGTGTGTTCTTTACACAATCCAGTCACTTATATGTATGCTTTACACCTGAATAACCCTTGGTTTCCCAAATTTCTTTAACCAAACAATTACACTTCTTGTTTTATAACCTTATAACTCTTGTATAGTTGCAGGTATCATCACCAAATTTTTAGCAGCACttctctacataattatgcactagTTGTGTAAATGGGATGGTGATTGAATAATCTAATTAGTAGTATGATGTAATTAAATTTGCACAATGTGTAAGAATTTATTACAATAGATTCACTCTGTGTATTTACAACTTTTACAAGTTTGCTGGGTAGCTACACCATTTAGGCACAAGCAGAAAAAAATTCAGCGCAAAAGATTATTGTATGATGGTTTTACAAAGAAAATACTGTCATGATGTAGATGCGGGAATATataagaatatatatatatatatcaatgcCTTAGATCCTTATAAGGAAATTTTTATTTCTAAAGTTTGCTTAGAGGTTACTGATCCAATAAAAACGTATGTTATTATTAAAGCTGTTTCTATTcatctaaaaataaatattatcatgaagtcaaaaaatgtatggcaaaaacTATTGGTGGGAAATGAAGGGATAAGGCAGACAACAAATAAACCCAGTGGCTTCTGCCCTGTAGCAATACCCAGCATTCTCACCAAATTCCTCAAAAATATTTTTGAGGTCTCCATGGTATTGAGAATAATAATGTCACTTGTCATCTCTGTTATTCTACAATACAAAGAATTGATATTTATGTATGCGTTAGAacttatatttgtttgttttaatAATGACTGGCCAAATTAAATTACATTGCTTTAGCTCGTTACAGTTTGTAAGTTATTACCTTATTCCCCCAATAGACGTATGTAGCTAGTACTAGCTAGGCTTGAATACTATTATATAATTTGATATTGTTGCTATAAAATGTAGTGCTGCAAGATATACAATAAACAAATTGTTCATGGAAAAGTAGTGTTACCACCATGCTCACATCACTCAACTGGCCCTCTCTGGAATCACAAAATGTACTTTTTGTAAACTCATGGCATAGCCAGAAAAGTACTTAAACAGTCACATGCATAATAGACATCTAGTGAAATGTTCCTAAACTAGCCCTTGCATATGCCAAAAGTGTGTTACTCGAAGTTTGTGTTACTCGAAGTTGAAAACTGGAAGAAAAAAATTGATTTATGTACTTACAGCAAATACCTAACCATGGATATCTAACCATGTGGTAGTGTGGTTGTCAGCATTCCAGACATAAACACCATTTTACTCCTATATACTACCTATGTCTGTACCTTTCAATTTTTGAAAGGAGCCACTTCATCTAATTCATTATGTGAGGAATAGTCTGCATCACTCTGAATATTTTGAAGAGAGTTTTGTGATACTTTGAATTGTTTTGTCAGATCAGCTCAACAGAAGCCTTACAAATATAGTTGGTTCATAAGAAATGGTTACTAGCAGCTTAGAAATGCAATAAATTCCTTTGAAATGTACATACAATTTGAATGTATGACTTTTGAGGAAGACTGTGGACCCATCCTTAAAACTTCCTATAACATTGCTCATAAGATAACATCTGAATTTGTTATCACATATGGTGCCTATCACTTTATCCTGATAAGCTGTATGATACTGGTTTTCTATTATTATGTCGCCTGACCTCTTCATTAATTACAAGAACTCTGCATTAAAActaaaattctaatagagcattcaagcATGACTTAACATTGTGGGTAATTTTTAAAGCCGCTATATATACGTACCTTTGTAGCTTATGTATAGATTAAGTTTTAAAAAGAGATAATTATTCTTGTATTACACAATAGATAATAAATTCATTTACAAGGTTATGCAGCATGAATAAAACAACATACAAGTGAGCCATTTACAGCAAAGTGTGGATTCCTGCTTGGAACTCTTTACCTACATGCAGCTATGAAAGCTTATGCCGAATTATTAAAGTGTAGGTACAAGAACAAAAATGGATGTGGTGCCAGATGCTCATGTATAAAGCTTGTTGAAAGTATATTGAACTTGGTGATTGTCAAATGATGTACTTGGCTCAACTATAGTATATGCATGTGTCATACTGATGATCATTCAGTAGCCACTGTATACTTGGTATGCAGTAGTATACATCCATTGTGGAGGAAGTTTCTACCCTTTTGGCAAACAATTTATTTTCTATCATACAGGcagctttatttatacactgtagctaactCACTGTTCTGAAGTATGTAGCTAGAATCACCAAAAGAATGAAGACtcagagtatatatatatatatatatatattcgttaatgtacaaactcaatcatgagtatattcgtacatatgtagttagctacttatttacaaatttatataattgttaaataaatcaagagatggagcttggataatatgataatctagttggttccataattttattgtaaaaggaaagaaggagttcataataagcatctacccttgttggcaactgcagaaatctttgatggtgacctctagttgtggtgttgcttggtctaaactgttggtgcacattaatatctaccatgtcattaattattttatacattagtgaggctctcaaattatttcttcgcttctccaaTGTGCTTCTCAGTACATGtgaagtgctaataataataaaataataataataataatgtaagaTAAAACGTTTACATCATTACAACAGTTCTACATCTACATGCAGATTTCTTACTGTAATACTGTTCTCAAAAAATGAGCTAGATGTATAATCACacccagctagctagctacgtatatggTTCTTTGCTTTTGATCACCACATGCACAATTATATGAATGAAGGATTCCAGTACACATCGATATTATCACCTCCCACTATATCTAGCTCcttaaataattatgttacaggTTTTTCagtgcaattgaattcgtcgcctttgcgattgaattcgtcccgtttgcaattgaattcgtcggttttgcaattgaattcgtcccgtttgcaattgaattcgtcggttttgcaattgaattcgtcggttttgcagttgaattagtcggttttgcaatagaattcgtcgcgtttgcattacaattcgtcataaacaaaacggttccaagaaaccaacccgttcattaagagatgaattatttatgccGTGGAgggttacacttgagacactagaagctggtagtacgcgaagttgatagctgtctgacaagctAATTAGCATGCTCGCGattgaccacacccatcgcgaatggcgcagtagagtttggaatgttgctggagaggctgTCGAGGAacaattattgccttataaagagttgtttactactgttgtacttgaacaagttcttgtagcagctgctacatcatgttttcgtgtttgctccagctgccattcttgttacggacgaatttaactgcaaaagcgacgaattctatgcaaaaccgacgaattcaattgcaaacgggacgaattcaattgcaaaagcgacgaactcaattgcaaacgggacgaattcaattgcaaaagcgacgaactcaattgcaaacgggacgaattcgccgaattcaattgcaaaaacctgtatcaTGTATAGCTATTACAGAAAAAACATTTGTCTGTAACATTGCAAGCGTGAGCCCAAGCAGTAGCCTGGTGGCCATATGTCTTGTTTTGATAAAATGTGAGACATAAGTTCACAGGTCACTAGCTATGACACATAAGCAATTTTTTTAGCAACCATGTGTGAAGTTCACAGGCTGCTTTAATGATTCAAATTGAAGCAGTACAGTATGTGCATGTAGCCAGATTTTTTGTGATGCCTGGCCAAGCTGCAATACTTCCGGCTGTGGCTTGgtgatatactgtatgtatatatatatatatatatatatatatatatatatatatatatatatatataaatatatatatatagggaaTCAAAAGCTTACCCTTAatagagtttgcctctctgcccactgtttgagcaTTTAGCTATTAgctattgatttatattattttTTCAAAAAAACTCGATCGTGTGTGTTTTTtacacatacgtacgtacactgttaaaaataaagagtaaccaccactctgaagagttcccagtgtagggaggatttaacaccccatggagagtaaccaacactctgaagagaataaccattactctgaagagtaagtgacaccaccttcagagcatgtgttactccctagttactcctttagagtaatggttactctccaggggtgttaaatcctccctacactgggaactccttgagagttgtggttactcttcattttaacagtgtagttggCGTTTTTATAACTATAACTCCATTACTGTTAGTGCGATTTctgtcaaaccacaaaaggtttgtacTAGGATAGTTACTCCACGTACAAACCGCTGGATCagttttcaagtcattccttcaagcggtttaccctgtggcatTGACAAAAAATCCATGATCACGGCTATATTCGGCATTTTTTCAAAAATCGCGTATAGCCgctaactcccttgttctttatccAATCAGTGTGTACGAAAGTTGGACTGACAACGTGATGCATTACGTTCTTACTACCCTCCGAGTTTGCAGAAAATCGACTAAAGCATGCGCGAGTTATAGCGATTTTTCTAAGTgttgcgaaaagaagaaaaataccgAAGAAACTATATATACCAAATTGGAGTCTATCACGTGATAGCTACCTGATCAGTTTTGGAGATTCCTCTTAGTCTATGTACGTAACTGATTTCGAGGTAACTATATTAGCTATGCAGTAGCTATAGTAGTGAGTTACTAGAAGAAAACGATGCAGATTGACTGTAACTTCAGACCACTGCTGTCCATTGTAGCAGCTTTAGTCACATTGGCTTTTTGTCTAGCTTTTAGTGTAATCTATAGTGCTCCGAGAGACTTTATACTTCCACTGCCAAATCGTTCATTCAGTAAGTCGGCGACGTCTTTACGTCTAATCTACAGCGACAACAACAATTTAGTACGATGTGTGAATAATTTTACGAGTGTCACTTGTCGAGGGAGGTCTCCGCGGCCGGCATCCTCACCGGCATCAGGGACTACTGGCATGATTAACAAAGCCGTGCTCTCGGCACCACAGCCGCCAGCAAGCAGTGATGTCATGGCATCCGAAGACATGAACTTGTTTTTGCAAAGAATCAGACAGATCTCACCATATATCAATAAGAAATACATCGACGGGCTCTCGTTCAATCAAAGTACTGATATTTTGCGATACATGGGCATAGAAAATTTGAATAGATATTTTGCATTTCAGTTTCTACGATGCCCAGGATTAGCAGTGCTAAAACAACACATGGACAGTAATGGAAATCTTCATATTCCGAAACACTATCAGACTTGTAAGCAAATGTCTTTCCAAGAACATGGTCAGGTGGTTGGTTTAGTCAGTTTCCCAGGATCAGGTAACTCATGGGTACGTCAACTCTTAGAGACAAGTACTGGTGTGTATACTGGGTCTGTTTATTGTGATCATGCGTACATAGAAGCTGGGATGATTGGTGAAGGTGTTCGGTCAAGAAATGTTATAGCAGTGAAGTCTCACAGTTGTATGAATAATTTTGGATATTCCAAAAGGATCTATGTTGTCAGAAACCCCTTTAATGCAATATTCGCAAACTTTAACAGGAAGGCAAAAAGACGGTTTCAAAATTCTTCATCATctcatgtagctgaattcaacGAAGCCCAGTTTGGTAAGCAATTATAGCTGCTTGGCAGCTACAGCTGAGTGTATAACTacaatgtgtatgtgtgcgtgcgtgcgtgtgtgcgtgcgtgtgtgcgtgcgtgtgtgtgcgcatgcatGTGTGAGTAGCCAGTATAGGAGGTAATTAGGTATACATATAGCAACCAGAAGCATACATTGCCAATGTGATTCCATTCAAGTAAAAACCTTTCACTCGTTGCTGGCACTTCTTCTCCTTCGCTATCTCACACTTGGTGGACTTGATGATGCATGAGAAAACGTGAGGAACTTTAGAGTGTGCATTAGCATATTATAGTTTACCTATAGTTGATATAAACAAAATGCAAACTTGGAACACTGACCACGTGCACGTGATTGACAAAATCTGTAGTGGCAGTGAAGCAGGTATTAAAATTACGAGTTTTAACAGATATCTGATCATGGAGAGTACATTGCCAATACATCAGTGTCTATTTACATAACTCAGCTAATCACAGTTCAGCTGCTAACATAAGTTTTGTCATACTGatatcataattatgtagacCTGTGAGTGTGAATAGGCACTACCCACAGTGAATGTAGTTGGGCTATTTTGCAGATTATAGCGAACTGGCACTGGTATTACTAGGCTGCCAAAGGTGATATGATACAACAATATCTTCTAGTAGCTGTGGATTTTTAACCCAAAGAGGCTTGGGTTGTTGCATAATATGCTATGCTAGCTAACCCCAAGTGCAGTTACCACAGTCAAATGCTTACATTTTACTATGTTAAAATGGGATACTAACTACTCTTAAAGTTTTCCAGTGACAGATCTAGTTAGCTCCTTGAACCCTTCTATTTGGTTTCTATAACTATATGGGACTGTCTCTGGGAACACTGCAGGTCTTATCATCTATTTACAGCTGTTGAAAAATGTCAATTTTATTAAATAGTAGTATTGTATAGTTTGCTAATGGTCAATGTTTAGTGTAACAGATTTTCACACATTtcataccaattccttaccatCCACTGTTCatgtagccaacagctaagtttcctaaCAGCTTTTTACTTGGGGCTGAATGTGTTAGGCATACTCCAATAAGGGGCGTTGAGTGGGGGTGGAGGGGAGGGTGAAAAGCTGTTCACTAAATTAAAGAGGGATGATTAAACATTCCAGGTTCAAAACTTGCTAAAATGAAAACATAGATAAATCATGGAGCtttacagccacatacagtcatcacCAGGTTGGCCAGAACTCCATCAAAGCCCCAGACCACTTGTGCAGCTTACagctgggcttgggaaaagcagccagtaaaagcagaccactcaagccaAATTTGATAGCATGTTCAAGTAGTTTTGTGTTTGTGGTGAAAAATTCATGgacaataagaccagttttcccagatccagtcacatattattttatttatttattttttttttttcataccACTTGGGATTAAGATCAGATTTTAACCCTACCCTCTTCAAACTCTCCTATTAGGAAAATGCATTTGGTAtagtaatttaaaaatgaagtagggatccaagcaataaaaagtagagatgaatgatggtattagcTACAGCATAGCACTGTGAGAAAAtacctacattggcatgttataacattaattgttttgttcaatgccaaagtagggattttcccactgagctatgctgtaatccCATTGTTCAtttttgttttgctacttttttattgcttagattcctactttgtttttaaattaatgattttttatttgtttggtttttgttatAGCACACAGCTATATACAAgcgactattctattagggtgactgctgagagtatctcgaatcagcctttGACCTACTAGGGAGTGTATCACACTATTTCATATGATAACTGTTATAAAAATACAGCTATATAGATTAATAATAAACATGTGTAACCCAAATCTGCAAAAATATTAACTTTGAAAAATTGCTGAAGTTTTCAATAGAATTTTTCTACAAATTTTTCCATTTCTCTGCAGTGGAGCATGCCCCTAGATCCCTCTCCAGGTTGGCATGCACACACCAAGGTCACACTAAGGTAATTATAGCCAGGTTTTGGCATCACCAAAGTCTGACTATGCCCTAGCATGTTCATTGTAAAAACAGGAAACACTTTTGAATGTTTTTCTTTTTGGTGTTGATGTTACCCATTCAACACCAAATGCATTTGATGTGCTATATTCGCCCATATGAAAAATCCAGTTTATCATAGTTACTAATTTATATGCTTTCCTTCACAGATAAAAGCTCTGATCAATGGACACGAGACATTACTAGGATGTCAAACGGTTGGCTAACTCACATACAGCTATGTCTACAACCACACCACAATTCCACATTGGTGGTTAAGTATGAAAACCTAAAAGCTAATTTGATGTTTGAATTGAGAAGAATATTTGATTTTCTGGGACATCATTACACAGAGGATGATTTACTGTGTACAGTTCAATCAAATTCTGAACAATTCCACAGGAAGCACACAACAGACTTTGATCCATATTCTCCTGAACAAAGGAGGAATGTTGGTAGTGTAATCCAGAAAGCAAATGAACTGCTAAGTTGGTATAATATTACTTACCCtgtttattaattttaattttattggTTATAGTTTTATAGTATATAGCAGTACAAAACTGTAATACAGTATGAGAATATTTTGATGAATTGGATGACTAAGCATTATGACaagtaaaattttggaaaaatgctTGTTATTATATAACAGGATACCTGTGAGATGGAATAAACTACATATTTTCCTCTGTGctatattatatgtgactggatttgcgaaaaggggtcttccacacatacaTCCGATTCTGCAAACTTGGGAGACCATAGCCTAGTGTTCAGGTAACATATTACCCTGAAACTTTCACCAActattcagctatgttggtgctcacttccAACCAAATTTCCAGTCAATAGCTTTTTCCAATATGAAGATAGTCTACTAGTGGCAGTGCATTTGCTCAGTTAGATACTCTTACcacatattattaactcttactACATATTTTTATGAACTCTGTGATATAATGGCAAGATATATGTAGCTAGTATTAATGATATGGCTACAATTCATGCATAAATTAATCTTTATGACTAAATATTCAAGCTATATACAGAGgcatacgcaggaattttgaaaagaagtTCCActgcagctaagtgactgttctagtagaataGTTAATatttcctgactgctttattagagt
This genomic interval carries:
- the LOC136255885 gene encoding sialate:O-sulfotransferase 2-like → MQIDCNFRPLLSIVAALVTLAFCLAFSVIYSAPRDFILPLPNRSFSKSATSLRLIYSDNNNLVRCVNNFTSVTCRGRSPRPASSPASGTTGMINKAVLSAPQPPASSDVMASEDMNLFLQRIRQISPYINKKYIDGLSFNQSTDILRYMGIENLNRYFAFQFLRCPGLAVLKQHMDSNGNLHIPKHYQTCKQMSFQEHGQVVGLVSFPGSGNSWVRQLLETSTGVYTGSVYCDHAYIEAGMIGEGVRSRNVIAVKSHSCMNNFGYSKRIYVVRNPFNAIFANFNRKAKRRFQNSSSSHVAEFNEAQFDKSSDQWTRDITRMSNGWLTHIQLCLQPHHNSTLVVKYENLKANLMFELRRIFDFLGHHYTEDDLLCTVQSNSEQFHRKHTTDFDPYSPEQRRNVGSVIQKANELLSWYNITYPVY